A single Methanolobus sp. ZRKC5 DNA region contains:
- a CDS encoding proteasome assembly chaperone family protein, with protein MAVTDYDNNNVKIITADIKSENPVLIEGFPGIGLVGNIASQQIIDELKMEYMGSIDSRHFPPIAVLYEGLINMPVRIYESVEHNMVMIVSDIPINPVVAYDISKALLEWAKSINVKEIVSLAGIATMSEDHKVFGAATTLEMLERIKDKVELFQMGTISGISGSIMGECFVSKMPAISLLGSTMSQNPDPRAAAVVIDVLNLLYDFKIDTEGLIEQAEKIEIEMQRLAEDVRSTEQPTGPRKEFPMYG; from the coding sequence TTGGCAGTAACAGATTATGATAATAACAATGTAAAGATCATAACCGCAGATATAAAATCAGAAAATCCTGTTTTGATAGAGGGTTTTCCGGGCATTGGTCTTGTAGGAAATATTGCAAGCCAGCAGATTATCGATGAATTGAAGATGGAATATATGGGGTCCATTGACTCGAGACATTTCCCGCCGATTGCAGTTCTTTATGAAGGCCTCATAAATATGCCTGTGAGGATATATGAAAGCGTAGAACACAATATGGTAATGATCGTCTCAGATATACCCATAAATCCGGTAGTTGCCTATGATATAAGTAAAGCTCTTCTGGAATGGGCAAAGTCCATCAATGTTAAAGAAATCGTCTCTCTGGCAGGTATTGCAACCATGAGCGAAGACCACAAGGTCTTTGGTGCTGCGACTACCCTTGAAATGCTTGAAAGGATAAAGGACAAAGTGGAGCTTTTCCAGATGGGTACAATTTCAGGTATATCCGGCAGTATTATGGGCGAATGCTTCGTAAGCAAAATGCCTGCAATAAGTCTTCTTGGTTCCACCATGAGCCAGAATCCTGATCCAAGGGCAGCAGCAGTGGTAATTGATGTACTAAACCTTCTATATGATTTCAAGATAGACACCGAAGGTCTTATCGAACAGGCTGAGAAGATCGAAATAGAGATGCAACGGCTCGCTGAAGATGTAAGATCTACTGAACAGCCAACAGGACCAAGAAAAGAGTTCCCTATGTACGGGTGA
- a CDS encoding DUF473 domain-containing protein, with translation MEYVALTGISERVMSELRHNRLLTIEIRNPYNFMAALHSSVGDMLLLTHTSPEDVTGGSMGIIAKLVKHQISTHRITQSNELHYEERETTCLRLQLDPKCTARVRKVLNNRIGETTKVDAEEIPLYNAR, from the coding sequence ATGGAATATGTTGCTTTAACGGGAATATCTGAACGTGTTATGTCTGAGCTAAGGCATAACAGACTTCTTACAATAGAAATAAGGAACCCTTACAATTTCATGGCTGCCCTGCATTCAAGTGTAGGTGATATGTTATTACTTACCCACACAAGTCCCGAAGACGTCACAGGCGGAAGTATGGGAATAATTGCGAAATTGGTCAAGCATCAGATATCAACCCACCGAATAACACAGAGCAATGAACTTCATTATGAAGAACGTGAGACTACATGCCTAAGGTTGCAGCTTGACCCAAAGTGCACTGCACGTGTGCGTAAAGTTCTGAACAACAGAATAGGTGAAACTACAAAGGTCGATGCGGAAGAGATTCCGCTCTACAATGCCAGATAA
- the sepS gene encoding O-phosphoserine--tRNA ligase, giving the protein MKFNPDDIKKAASEDFDAAWNTGKDYISETKLNDQYPHMTLKYGKPHPVYDTISKLRDAYMRMGFEEMMNPLIVDEREVHKQFSHEALAVLDRCFYLSGLPRPNVGISDERISSIRQILGDIDDEAIETIRKILHAYKKGDVEGDDLVPEIAAGISVSDSLVVEMIDQVFPEFKELIPQATKKTLRSHMTSGWFISLASVIERANPPFNFFSIDRCFRREQAEDAARLMTYYSASCVIMDENVTVDHGKAVAQGLLSQFGFEKFMFRPDDKRSKYYVPDTQIEVFAYHPNLVGSNTKYSDGWIEIATFGIYSPTALSQYNIPCPVMNLGLGVERLAMILHDATDIRSLTYPQIPQYSEWKMTDNELARTTYVENVPETAQGKDIVKAIVAVCEEYAATPSPCEFPAWEGSINGKTVKVAVIEPEEETKLCGPAVFNEVVAYESDILGVPDNKKWRKVLENHSARTGVRFLDAFACQAAKDIEDAVANGESEVETRVRIVKVPSEINIRLEPLAQRFITSNKKKIDIRGPVFTTVRAIIE; this is encoded by the coding sequence CACCCTGTATATGACACCATCTCAAAACTTCGTGATGCATATATGAGAATGGGATTCGAGGAAATGATGAACCCACTCATAGTAGATGAGAGAGAGGTTCACAAGCAATTCAGCCATGAAGCACTTGCTGTTCTTGACAGGTGTTTCTATCTTTCAGGACTTCCACGCCCCAATGTAGGAATATCCGACGAACGTATCAGTAGTATCAGGCAGATTCTTGGTGATATCGATGATGAAGCCATTGAGACCATAAGGAAGATACTTCACGCATACAAGAAAGGAGATGTGGAAGGAGACGACCTTGTTCCTGAGATCGCTGCCGGAATCAGTGTTTCTGATTCACTGGTTGTTGAAATGATAGACCAGGTATTTCCTGAGTTCAAGGAACTCATCCCCCAGGCAACAAAAAAGACACTTAGAAGTCACATGACATCAGGCTGGTTCATCAGCCTTGCATCTGTCATCGAACGTGCAAATCCACCATTCAATTTTTTCTCCATTGATCGTTGCTTCAGGAGAGAGCAGGCTGAAGATGCGGCACGTCTCATGACATACTACTCTGCATCCTGCGTTATAATGGATGAAAATGTGACCGTCGACCATGGGAAAGCAGTTGCACAGGGTTTACTTTCACAGTTCGGTTTTGAAAAGTTCATGTTCAGACCTGACGACAAACGCAGCAAATACTATGTGCCTGACACACAGATAGAGGTCTTTGCCTATCATCCAAATCTGGTGGGTTCTAACACAAAGTACTCCGACGGATGGATAGAGATAGCAACCTTTGGTATTTACTCGCCTACAGCCCTTTCTCAGTACAATATACCCTGTCCTGTGATGAACCTCGGCCTTGGAGTTGAAAGACTGGCAATGATACTCCATGATGCAACTGACATCCGCTCACTTACATATCCACAGATACCACAATATTCTGAGTGGAAGATGACCGATAATGAGCTTGCAAGGACGACATATGTAGAGAATGTACCTGAAACTGCCCAGGGCAAAGATATCGTTAAAGCAATTGTAGCGGTTTGTGAGGAATATGCGGCAACCCCAAGTCCATGTGAATTCCCTGCATGGGAAGGAAGCATCAACGGAAAGACGGTAAAAGTGGCTGTCATCGAACCTGAGGAAGAGACAAAGCTCTGTGGACCTGCTGTGTTCAACGAAGTAGTTGCCTATGAGAGTGACATTCTGGGAGTACCTGACAACAAGAAATGGAGAAAGGTACTTGAAAATCACTCTGCAAGGACAGGTGTCAGGTTCCTGGACGCATTTGCCTGCCAGGCTGCAAAGGATATAGAGGATGCCGTTGCAAATGGTGAAAGTGAAGTTGAAACAAGAGTAAGGATAGTCAAGGTACCTTCTGAGATCAACATTCGTCTTGAACCTCTCGCACAGCGCTTCATCACCAGCAACAAAAAGAAGATAGACATTCGCGGACCTGTTTTCACGACTGTAAGAGCAATTATTGAGTAG
- a CDS encoding DUF169 domain-containing protein, with protein sequence MNSCKFPNIESLMDNGEPVCITLSEEDSDTSDLLYCELVHNARHGEASLISHQRCRPGDYVLGISENSPADYYLKSGRYKNAKTAEKAASNLPRIKREFKSLRIEPLKGNKGKFDVLLLYLKPESAMRIIQAYAYHFGEGIESRSIGAASICGDCTAKPLQEGIGISYGCKGSRKHSNYANEEVPLGIRWEFVKTIEEGLKNIPATFE encoded by the coding sequence ATGAACTCATGTAAATTCCCCAATATTGAATCACTTATGGACAATGGAGAGCCGGTGTGCATTACACTATCCGAAGAGGATAGTGACACATCGGACCTTCTTTATTGCGAACTTGTCCACAATGCAAGACATGGAGAAGCATCCCTCATAAGTCATCAACGATGCAGGCCTGGAGATTACGTACTTGGAATCAGCGAGAACAGCCCTGCAGATTACTATTTGAAATCCGGCAGATACAAAAATGCTAAAACCGCCGAAAAAGCAGCAAGCAATCTTCCCAGGATAAAAAGAGAATTCAAATCCTTAAGGATTGAGCCTTTGAAAGGGAACAAAGGAAAATTCGATGTACTTTTACTCTACCTCAAGCCGGAAAGTGCCATGAGGATTATACAGGCATATGCATATCATTTTGGTGAGGGCATAGAATCAAGATCAATTGGTGCAGCATCCATATGCGGTGATTGCACTGCAAAACCACTTCAGGAAGGAATTGGTATTTCTTATGGCTGCAAAGGTTCCAGAAAACATAGCAACTATGCTAATGAAGAAGTACCTTTAGGCATCAGATGGGAATTTGTAAAAACAATAGAAGAGGGATTAAAAAACATCCCTGCAACATTTGAATGA
- a CDS encoding pyruvate kinase alpha/beta domain-containing protein produces MEKTITYFNEVGKANTEEVMKLSAKRAAELGIKHVVLASTSGETALIAAEAFKDQDVKIIAITHQYGLKESGKWEVDEEKLKQLEELGVVMTTQSHMFSGVERAISKRIGGASRIDVISDTLRAVFGKGFKVALECAMMAADSGHIPVSPDTEIIAIGGTRWGADVSVVVRPAHSFDFFSLQVREIIAMPRAKEEPK; encoded by the coding sequence ATGGAAAAGACGATCACATACTTTAACGAAGTAGGAAAAGCAAACACCGAAGAAGTAATGAAATTATCTGCAAAAAGGGCTGCAGAACTTGGCATCAAGCATGTCGTACTTGCAAGCACAAGCGGAGAGACCGCACTCATAGCTGCAGAGGCATTCAAGGACCAGGATGTAAAAATCATTGCCATAACCCACCAGTATGGACTTAAGGAAAGTGGGAAGTGGGAAGTCGATGAGGAAAAACTGAAACAACTGGAAGAGCTTGGAGTTGTGATGACAACCCAATCCCATATGTTCTCAGGTGTTGAGCGTGCAATCTCAAAGCGCATAGGTGGTGCCAGCCGCATTGATGTAATATCAGACACATTACGTGCAGTTTTTGGAAAAGGCTTCAAGGTAGCACTTGAATGCGCAATGATGGCAGCAGACTCAGGTCACATACCCGTGTCCCCGGATACTGAGATAATTGCGATCGGAGGAACAAGATGGGGTGCTGACGTATCTGTAGTTGTAAGACCTGCACATTCATTTGACTTCTTCAGCCTTCAGGTAAGAGAGATAATAGCAATGCCAAGGGCAAAAGAAGAACCAAAGTAA